One Paenibacillus sp. FSL H7-0737 DNA segment encodes these proteins:
- a CDS encoding bifunctional diguanylate cyclase/phosphodiesterase: MDQTQPLRVWRMIGLVIMATLIFWGCSYYFIKWTANSYEQEAVAATSEATIHASRSIGNMIQGGLDSLDGIADSISEINYMDWDKTKKYLHHFDKKYNFIRISINSPDGKAYASDGTMFDVSDEVGFQKALQGISSISDPFLDKISNKEIITINSPLKFKGEVKGALSASKYTQDLYDALAVSFFKGHGYSQIIDQKGQVIIKSKNLEEDKTIDNIFESISIDSRNKKQLQIFKENITAKKSGVGIFWINGDSKMVGYSGIQGVEDWYILSVIPKDLIMAKASQMSQATFLLCVIMFVLLLIIFVNILLNKSKIRKQMERIAFEDELTHLPRTNKFVIDAQYLLKEKQNTKFAVLQFDIEQFKYINEIVGFHEGNSILIQVANSLTANTLDEDVIGRLGGDRFILFTSYDNKAELFIRIQVLTEQMSDYTFGNEEGFRLVINCGIYCIDDRQSDILTCIDRAGIACKSIKGGYKSSCTFFDEQLLLQIHEEQDIVRKMDAAMTNGEFIVYLQPKMDLRVNSFHGAEALVRWNDPQKGLISPAVFIPIFERNRFIVKLDLMVFKSVCIMLSKWIQEGIQPLPISVNISLITLYHNDFLLHLTNIINRYQVPARLIELELTESIVFQNLEFVRDILLELKRKGFSIAIDDFGTGYSSLNVLQYFPADVIKLDRAFLMSKSNDETGKIVIASMVKLARDLNMKVVAEGVETEAQIDFLKQIDCEIAQGYYFAKPMPVAEYESLIKST, translated from the coding sequence ATGGATCAGACACAACCACTGAGAGTATGGAGAATGATAGGCCTCGTCATAATGGCAACGTTGATATTTTGGGGGTGCTCTTACTATTTCATAAAATGGACTGCTAACTCTTATGAGCAAGAAGCGGTTGCTGCTACATCAGAAGCTACGATACATGCGAGTAGATCGATTGGAAATATGATACAGGGTGGATTAGATTCATTAGATGGAATTGCTGATTCTATTTCGGAAATCAATTATATGGATTGGGATAAGACCAAAAAATATCTGCATCACTTTGATAAAAAATATAATTTTATTCGAATTAGCATCAACAGCCCAGATGGTAAAGCTTACGCATCAGATGGGACAATGTTTGATGTATCAGATGAAGTAGGGTTCCAAAAGGCTCTGCAGGGTATTAGCAGTATTTCTGATCCATTCTTAGATAAGATCTCCAATAAAGAAATTATCACGATCAATAGTCCACTTAAGTTTAAAGGTGAAGTGAAGGGTGCTTTATCTGCCAGCAAATATACACAAGATCTTTATGATGCTCTTGCAGTTTCCTTCTTTAAAGGTCATGGTTATTCTCAAATCATTGATCAAAAGGGACAAGTCATTATCAAATCGAAGAATCTTGAAGAGGATAAGACAATTGATAACATATTCGAAAGTATAAGTATTGATTCTAGAAATAAGAAACAACTGCAAATCTTTAAAGAGAACATAACCGCAAAAAAATCTGGAGTAGGAATATTTTGGATTAACGGAGATAGCAAAATGGTAGGTTATTCTGGCATCCAGGGGGTTGAGGACTGGTATATTCTCTCCGTGATACCGAAAGATTTGATCATGGCCAAAGCGTCTCAAATGAGTCAGGCGACTTTTCTATTATGTGTAATCATGTTTGTCTTATTATTGATCATATTTGTTAACATTCTATTAAATAAGAGCAAAATTAGGAAACAGATGGAGAGGATTGCCTTTGAGGATGAGTTAACACATCTTCCTAGAACGAATAAATTTGTTATAGATGCTCAGTATTTACTTAAAGAGAAACAGAATACAAAGTTTGCTGTGTTGCAATTTGATATTGAACAATTTAAATACATAAATGAAATTGTCGGTTTTCATGAAGGAAATAGCATTTTGATTCAAGTGGCTAATAGCTTAACAGCAAACACATTAGACGAGGATGTCATTGGACGCTTAGGGGGTGATCGTTTTATTCTTTTCACTTCGTATGACAATAAGGCGGAATTATTCATCCGTATACAAGTACTTACTGAACAAATGAGCGACTATACGTTTGGAAATGAAGAAGGTTTTAGGCTAGTGATTAATTGTGGAATTTACTGTATAGATGATCGTCAGAGCGATATCCTCACATGTATTGACCGAGCAGGAATCGCTTGTAAGTCCATTAAAGGTGGATACAAGAGTTCATGCACTTTCTTTGACGAACAATTGCTATTGCAGATACACGAAGAGCAAGACATCGTAAGAAAGATGGATGCTGCCATGACAAATGGTGAATTTATAGTATATTTACAACCGAAAATGGATCTGCGAGTGAACAGTTTTCATGGCGCTGAGGCATTGGTTCGATGGAATGATCCTCAGAAGGGACTTATATCTCCTGCAGTATTTATCCCCATATTTGAGAGGAATCGCTTTATTGTGAAATTAGATTTAATGGTGTTTAAATCAGTATGTATCATGTTGAGTAAATGGATCCAGGAAGGAATCCAGCCACTTCCGATTTCAGTGAATATATCGCTTATAACCCTATACCATAATGATTTCCTGCTCCATTTGACGAATATTATTAACAGGTACCAGGTACCTGCTAGATTGATAGAGTTAGAGCTAACCGAGTCTATTGTATTCCAAAATTTAGAGTTTGTTAGAGATATTTTGTTGGAGTTGAAACGTAAAGGATTTTCCATAGCTATCGATGATTTTGGGACAGGTTATAGTTCCTTAAATGTATTGCAATATTTCCCTGCTGATGTCATTAAGTTAGACAGGGCTTTTCTGATGAGTAAGTCAAATGATGAGACAGGGAAGATAGTAATTGCCAGTATGGTCAAGCTAGCTAGGGATTTAAATATGAAAGTTGTGGCAGAGGGAGTTGAGACAGAGGCGCAAATTGATTTTTTGAAACAAATAGATTGTGAAATCGCTCAAGGTTATTATTTCGCGAAACCAATGCCAGTAGCAGAATATGAAAGCTTAATTAAAAGTACATAG
- a CDS encoding methyl-accepting chemotaxis protein, with product MRKMRNWTIVGKITVTNSILLLGALIIAIVGSVYFSNMYANSRSMYKNDLTSVYALGKFESNNHEIVTLTNKMIASHDPSELQESYQKVVELQAENNGILNKYEETRSLPNEKEIYAEVLSLTKQYRQIQLPMFEKMLNTPTYDPAEDIISDLEALNMKRNEDLGKLVEMNLGSAQYADVQNKKLFQKGLTVNIIVAFLVILISIGSYLSLRRYFSRAVTIILNFSEAFGRGDLTQRAKFDAEDEFGRIVKSLNHSAEQVQTIVTSASSSAQELGALSEELSATVEEVNATMDQIYNSSQEVASGSESLSATTEEVNATVQEIISNADLLSDKAGVALNTSEGILVQAASAKEKAVASIQYATSLYAEKQNSIMHAIEAGKVVNEVREIAGYISEIAAQTNLLSLNASIEAARAGDEGRGFAVVANEVRKLALQSEESVGKIQKMTLLVEDAFENVSFQSQALLDFIDSTVISDYESFEQVSMQYKNDADMFHEITGEMVSSMHGLKLSMAEVDQAMTNVAAVSQQSADNVSGIRNHISDTLQAFEDVAASSEHQANIAEMMNETVGKFVIE from the coding sequence ATGAGGAAGATGAGAAATTGGACTATCGTAGGCAAAATTACTGTTACAAATTCAATATTACTGTTAGGTGCTCTGATCATTGCGATCGTTGGTAGTGTGTATTTCAGCAATATGTATGCGAACTCTAGAAGTATGTATAAGAACGATCTTACGTCAGTTTATGCACTTGGGAAATTCGAATCTAATAATCATGAAATAGTAACCTTAACGAATAAGATGATCGCTAGTCATGATCCAAGCGAACTTCAAGAGAGTTATCAGAAAGTTGTTGAGCTTCAAGCTGAAAACAATGGAATCTTGAATAAGTATGAAGAAACACGTTCCCTCCCAAACGAAAAGGAGATTTATGCTGAAGTTTTATCATTAACGAAACAGTATCGGCAAATTCAGCTTCCGATGTTTGAGAAGATGCTAAATACCCCTACATATGATCCTGCTGAAGATATCATCTCTGATCTTGAAGCGTTAAATATGAAACGAAATGAAGACCTTGGAAAATTAGTTGAAATGAACTTAGGAAGTGCCCAATATGCAGATGTTCAGAATAAGAAGCTATTTCAAAAAGGACTTACGGTCAATATCATTGTTGCTTTTCTCGTTATCCTGATTTCAATCGGTTCATATTTGTCCTTGAGAAGATATTTCTCACGAGCAGTAACCATTATCCTGAACTTTTCAGAGGCGTTTGGTCGAGGAGATCTGACTCAAAGAGCTAAGTTTGATGCTGAAGATGAATTTGGTCGAATCGTGAAGTCGCTTAATCATTCGGCAGAGCAAGTACAAACCATCGTAACTAGTGCTTCTTCCTCAGCACAAGAGTTAGGTGCACTTAGCGAAGAATTATCTGCAACAGTTGAGGAAGTAAATGCTACAATGGATCAAATTTATAATTCCTCGCAAGAGGTTGCTTCTGGAAGTGAATCTTTAAGTGCTACAACAGAAGAAGTAAATGCAACAGTACAAGAGATTATCTCCAATGCAGATCTGCTAAGTGATAAGGCGGGAGTCGCACTAAATACCTCCGAAGGAATTCTGGTACAGGCAGCTTCCGCGAAGGAAAAGGCTGTAGCATCGATTCAATATGCGACAAGTTTGTATGCTGAGAAACAGAATTCCATTATGCACGCGATCGAGGCAGGGAAAGTTGTTAATGAAGTAAGAGAGATAGCTGGGTACATTTCAGAGATTGCAGCCCAAACGAATCTATTGTCCTTGAATGCTTCCATTGAAGCAGCAAGAGCTGGGGATGAGGGAAGAGGATTCGCTGTAGTTGCTAATGAAGTACGCAAACTTGCTCTACAGTCGGAGGAGTCGGTGGGGAAGATTCAGAAAATGACACTGCTAGTGGAAGATGCTTTTGAGAATGTGTCCTTTCAATCACAAGCGCTGCTGGATTTTATCGATTCGACGGTGATAAGTGATTATGAGAGTTTCGAGCAAGTAAGTATGCAATATAAAAATGATGCCGATATGTTTCATGAGATTACAGGTGAAATGGTATCTTCAATGCACGGACTGAAGCTATCAATGGCAGAGGTAGATCAAGCGATGACGAATGTTGCCGCAGTATCTCAACAGTCTGCGGACAATGTAAGTGGCATTCGAAATCACATTTCAGATACATTACAAGCGTTTGAAGATGTGGCTGCTTCTTCTGAGCACCAGGCGAATATTGCGGAAATGATGAATGAGACGGTTGGTAAATTTGTGATCGAGTAA
- a CDS encoding ring-cleaving dioxygenase codes for MRNLKGIHHVTAITSSAEKNYEFFTYVLGMRLVKKTVNQDDIQTYHLFFADDKGSAGTDMTFFDFPNIPKGVHGTNEIAKTSFRVPTDAALDYWVKRFDRLDVKHTGIKEQFGKKTLSFVDFDDQQYQLISDEFNEGVASGTPWQKGPIPLEFAITGLGPIFVRIADFSYFKEMLERVMLFKEIGQEEAYHLFEVGEGGNGAQIIVEHNEDLPNSRQGFGTVHHAAFRVEDRAMLDEWTKHFEDFGFRTSGYVDRHFFESLYTRVAPQILFELATDGPGFMGDEEYETVGEKLSLPPFLEPKREQIEKLVRPIDTVRSTIDFVKE; via the coding sequence ATGAGAAATTTAAAAGGGATTCACCACGTAACAGCCATCACAAGCAGCGCAGAGAAAAACTACGAGTTTTTTACTTACGTATTGGGAATGCGTCTAGTGAAGAAAACCGTCAATCAAGACGATATTCAAACGTATCACTTGTTTTTTGCAGATGATAAGGGCAGTGCCGGAACGGATATGACGTTCTTTGACTTTCCTAACATTCCTAAAGGTGTTCACGGAACCAATGAGATCGCCAAGACATCCTTCCGAGTACCAACTGATGCTGCATTAGACTACTGGGTTAAACGTTTTGATCGCCTGGATGTGAAGCATACCGGAATTAAAGAGCAGTTTGGCAAAAAGACTTTATCCTTCGTAGATTTTGATGACCAGCAATATCAACTTATCTCCGATGAATTTAATGAAGGGGTCGCATCAGGTACACCATGGCAAAAAGGACCGATTCCTTTAGAGTTTGCGATCACTGGTTTGGGACCGATCTTTGTACGTATAGCTGACTTCAGCTATTTTAAAGAAATGTTGGAAAGAGTCATGCTGTTTAAAGAAATCGGACAGGAAGAGGCTTATCATTTGTTTGAAGTCGGCGAAGGCGGAAACGGGGCGCAAATTATTGTTGAGCATAACGAGGACTTACCGAATTCGCGTCAAGGCTTTGGTACGGTTCACCATGCGGCTTTCCGAGTAGAAGACCGTGCGATGCTGGATGAGTGGACTAAGCATTTTGAAGACTTTGGATTCCGTACTTCAGGTTATGTGGATCGTCATTTCTTCGAGTCGCTGTATACACGTGTTGCTCCACAAATCCTGTTTGAGCTTGCGACAGATGGACCTGGATTTATGGGAGACGAGGAATACGAAACGGTTGGAGAAAAGCTTTCATTGCCACCATTCTTAGAACCTAAACGTGAGCAAATTGAGAAGTTAGTACGCCCTATTGATACCGTTAGAAGCACGATTGATTTCGTGAAAGAGTGA
- a CDS encoding flavin reductase family protein produces MISIDPKQNSERENYKLLIGTVIPRPIAFVTTQSEDGILNGAPFSYFNIVSSNPPMVSLSIQRPAGRLKDTARNIYNNHQFVVHIVDDENVGKINQTAASLPRAESEIELANLTPVPSKNIAVPGVLEAKVRMECKLVQAIPLGEEEPGSDLFIGEIVQFHIDESIYQEGRIDPRALNAVSRLAGSNYATIGEIFEIERPK; encoded by the coding sequence TTGATTTCGATTGATCCGAAGCAAAATAGTGAGCGGGAAAATTATAAGTTATTAATTGGTACTGTTATTCCTAGGCCCATTGCTTTTGTCACTACACAATCAGAAGATGGCATTTTGAACGGTGCGCCGTTTAGCTATTTTAATATCGTCTCGTCTAACCCTCCGATGGTTTCACTGTCTATTCAAAGACCAGCGGGGCGATTAAAAGATACAGCCCGTAATATCTATAACAATCATCAGTTTGTTGTGCATATTGTAGATGATGAGAATGTTGGGAAAATCAATCAAACCGCTGCTTCATTGCCAAGAGCAGAAAGTGAAATTGAACTTGCCAATCTTACACCGGTCCCAAGTAAAAATATAGCTGTACCTGGTGTATTGGAAGCAAAGGTTCGAATGGAATGTAAGCTTGTACAAGCGATACCTCTAGGGGAAGAAGAACCTGGAAGTGATCTATTCATTGGCGAGATTGTTCAGTTTCATATCGATGAATCGATTTATCAGGAGGGGCGGATTGACCCTAGAGCCTTAAATGCAGTGAGTCGTTTGGCGGGATCAAATTACGCTACGATTGGTGAGATTTTTGAGATTGAAAGACCGAAATAA
- a CDS encoding TetR/AcrR family transcriptional regulator → MARTREFNEDQALHQAMLLFWKKGYEATSIPDLLQVMGISRSSLYDTFSDKQKLYIAALEHYKKVSFNRQVILEQASSVRAGIQQFFEQHITSAYDTSLPGGCFVTNAATTLESRDEKINELIKTSFLNLEQAFCELLEKGRQSGELDKTTDVKAWSYLLLNLHQSINIMAKADQDQQRAKEMISFVIAGI, encoded by the coding sequence ATGGCAAGGACAAGAGAGTTTAACGAGGATCAAGCACTACATCAAGCGATGCTGTTGTTTTGGAAAAAGGGTTATGAGGCAACAAGCATACCGGACTTGCTGCAGGTTATGGGCATTAGCCGATCTAGTCTTTACGATACTTTTTCTGACAAGCAAAAATTGTACATTGCCGCACTGGAACATTACAAAAAGGTAAGCTTCAATAGACAGGTCATTCTTGAACAGGCGTCAAGCGTTAGAGCAGGGATTCAACAATTTTTTGAGCAACATATTACTTCAGCGTACGATACGAGCCTACCCGGCGGGTGTTTTGTAACGAATGCAGCTACAACACTAGAGTCGCGGGATGAAAAAATAAATGAATTGATAAAGACTAGTTTTTTGAATTTAGAACAGGCTTTTTGCGAGCTTTTGGAAAAAGGCCGACAATCAGGCGAACTTGATAAAACCACTGATGTCAAAGCGTGGTCTTATTTATTGCTGAATTTACATCAAAGCATAAATATTATGGCAAAAGCAGATCAGGATCAGCAACGTGCCAAAGAGATGATAAGCTTTGTAATTGCAGGAATATAA
- a CDS encoding NAD(P)-dependent oxidoreductase, which yields MKISFIGLGKMGFPMAQNLLKAGNELIVFNRTREKAQPLIDQGAHYAETPLEAAQKSDMVITMLSDDAALEEIVEGPNGILNGLSEKGIHISASTISVDLARKLSAAHAERKQYFVSATVLGRPDAAKAAKLRIILAGPEQARRQLIPVLEQLGQEIFEIGDYSEAGNVVKIGVNFLIASMLEALSETQLMVEKYGIEPARFMDVVNALFQSPLYQNYGAIMTEQRFEPAGFKMKLGLKDVALAIEAAQSVQAPLPLGQLIHHHLSEGIAHGYGEMDWTALIRCLEHSS from the coding sequence ATGAAAATATCATTTATCGGGCTTGGGAAAATGGGCTTTCCAATGGCCCAAAATTTGTTGAAAGCTGGTAATGAATTAATCGTTTTTAATCGTACTCGTGAAAAAGCGCAACCCCTAATAGATCAAGGAGCGCATTATGCCGAGACACCATTGGAGGCAGCACAAAAGAGCGATATGGTCATAACCATGCTTTCTGACGATGCCGCTTTGGAGGAGATTGTTGAGGGTCCGAATGGAATTTTGAATGGATTATCAGAAAAAGGAATTCACATATCTGCCAGTACGATCAGTGTAGATCTGGCTCGGAAATTATCCGCGGCGCATGCGGAGAGAAAGCAATACTTTGTGTCTGCCACAGTGCTGGGGCGTCCGGATGCCGCTAAAGCAGCTAAATTGCGCATCATTTTGGCAGGTCCGGAGCAAGCCAGACGACAGTTAATTCCTGTTTTAGAACAATTAGGTCAGGAAATATTCGAGATTGGGGATTATAGCGAAGCAGGAAATGTTGTGAAAATAGGCGTAAACTTTTTAATTGCTTCTATGCTGGAAGCTTTATCAGAAACGCAGCTGATGGTAGAAAAGTATGGCATAGAGCCAGCCCGTTTTATGGATGTGGTGAATGCTCTTTTTCAATCTCCCTTATATCAGAACTATGGGGCGATAATGACAGAGCAGCGGTTTGAACCAGCTGGTTTTAAAATGAAGCTAGGGCTGAAGGATGTTGCACTGGCTATAGAGGCAGCGCAGTCCGTCCAAGCTCCTCTACCTTTGGGCCAACTTATCCATCATCATTTATCTGAAGGAATAGCCCATGGTTATGGTGAGATGGATTGGACCGCTTTAATCCGTTGTCTAGAGCATTCTTCTTAA
- a CDS encoding LLM class flavin-dependent oxidoreductase — protein MEIGVTSFVETKPDIETGIVMSHAQRLREVVEEIVLADQVGLDVFGIGEHHREDYAASSPAIVLSAAASLTKRIRLTSAVTVLSSADPVRVFQDFAMLDGISNGRAEIIAGRGSFVESFPLFGYGLHDYDELFNENIELLMKIRESEKVTWKGGHRPAIHNLGVYPRPVQNSLPIWIGSGGTQSSAVRAGLLGLPLMLAIIGGNPMNFAPLVELYKKAAARAGHDVSQLQVGSHSIGFVAEDTERAADIFFPSTQYGMNKLGKERGWSYYDRSSYDAARSFEGALYVGDPETVAQKIIHLRKHVGITRFMMYVPLSTMPHELVLRAIELLGTEVAPRVREEIAKWEAEKE, from the coding sequence ATGGAAATAGGTGTTACTTCGTTCGTAGAAACAAAGCCTGATATTGAGACTGGAATTGTAATGAGTCATGCACAGCGATTACGAGAAGTAGTCGAAGAAATCGTCCTTGCGGATCAGGTGGGACTTGATGTTTTTGGTATCGGTGAGCATCATCGTGAAGATTATGCAGCTTCTTCACCAGCAATCGTGTTGTCCGCTGCTGCGTCCTTAACTAAACGGATTCGCCTGACTAGTGCTGTGACGGTCCTTTCATCTGCTGATCCTGTACGTGTGTTTCAGGATTTCGCTATGCTTGATGGCATCTCCAATGGACGAGCCGAGATTATAGCGGGCCGGGGTTCATTCGTTGAATCCTTTCCGTTGTTTGGTTATGGCTTACATGACTATGATGAGCTATTTAATGAAAATATCGAACTGCTTATGAAAATACGGGAATCCGAGAAAGTAACATGGAAGGGAGGCCATCGGCCAGCAATTCATAATTTGGGCGTATACCCCCGGCCCGTCCAGAACTCTTTACCTATATGGATTGGCAGCGGAGGTACGCAAAGCTCCGCCGTTCGTGCAGGACTTTTGGGTCTGCCATTGATGTTGGCGATCATTGGCGGGAATCCAATGAATTTTGCTCCGCTTGTAGAGCTGTACAAGAAGGCGGCGGCCCGCGCTGGACATGATGTATCGCAGCTTCAGGTGGGATCTCATTCGATTGGATTCGTCGCAGAAGATACGGAACGGGCAGCAGATATCTTTTTTCCATCTACCCAGTACGGCATGAACAAGCTCGGCAAAGAGCGAGGATGGTCGTATTACGACCGCTCCAGCTATGATGCCGCCCGAAGCTTTGAGGGTGCATTGTACGTTGGAGATCCGGAAACAGTTGCTCAGAAGATCATTCATCTACGGAAGCATGTAGGAATAACACGCTTTATGATGTATGTTCCACTAAGCACGATGCCGCATGAACTTGTGTTGCGGGCTATAGAACTGCTCGGAACGGAGGTTGCTCCACGAGTACGAGAGGAAATTGCCAAGTGGGAGGCTGAGAAGGAATAA
- a CDS encoding alpha/beta hydrolase has product MSIDKRILPELREAYSQFPGFQLEENLEWSRSLVSAPSLKRSEHVNTTSRKIPGVAGEIMVKIYEPAGRNADKLPAMLWIHGGGYVLGHPDMDDELCERFVQTARCVVVSVDYRLAPEHPYPAAIEDCYAGLVWMTEEAESLGIDENRVAIAGASGGGGLTAALALMARDKGGPSIIFQMPLYPMLDNRNTTPSSHEITEEGAIWNRTDNLTAWNMYLGEENDASRITSYAVPTRAENLAGLPPTYTCVGQLDLFRDETIEYVTRLAHAGVDIEFHLYPGCFHLFEIFVPEAEVSQRAVQSYMDAMARALHPKHSPSPSESC; this is encoded by the coding sequence TTGAGTATCGATAAACGTATACTACCAGAATTAAGAGAGGCATATTCACAATTTCCAGGGTTTCAATTGGAAGAGAATTTAGAGTGGAGCAGAAGTTTAGTGTCGGCTCCGTCACTGAAGAGGTCAGAGCATGTAAACACAACCAGTCGAAAAATTCCGGGTGTTGCAGGGGAGATAATGGTAAAAATTTATGAACCTGCTGGGCGAAATGCTGACAAGCTTCCAGCTATGTTGTGGATTCACGGTGGCGGATACGTGTTGGGACATCCTGATATGGATGATGAGTTGTGTGAACGCTTTGTTCAGACGGCTAGATGTGTTGTCGTGTCGGTTGATTATAGGCTGGCACCCGAGCACCCCTATCCAGCTGCAATCGAAGATTGTTATGCTGGCTTAGTATGGATGACGGAGGAGGCGGAATCGCTTGGCATTGATGAGAATCGGGTTGCGATTGCTGGTGCAAGCGGTGGCGGCGGGCTGACAGCAGCACTTGCGCTGATGGCACGAGACAAAGGTGGACCATCCATTATCTTTCAGATGCCGTTGTACCCGATGCTCGACAACCGTAACACTACGCCATCAAGCCATGAGATTACGGAAGAAGGTGCAATCTGGAACCGGACGGACAACTTAACGGCTTGGAACATGTACCTGGGCGAGGAGAACGATGCCAGTAGGATAACTTCCTATGCGGTACCAACGAGAGCGGAGAATTTAGCTGGACTGCCACCAACCTATACATGTGTAGGTCAGCTTGATTTATTCCGAGATGAGACTATCGAATATGTAACACGACTTGCGCATGCAGGTGTAGATATCGAATTTCACCTGTATCCCGGATGTTTTCATCTTTTCGAAATATTCGTTCCAGAAGCGGAAGTGAGTCAGCGCGCCGTTCAGAGCTATATGGATGCTATGGCCCGGGCACTTCACCCCAAACACTCGCCCTCCCCAAGCGAGAGCTGTTAA
- a CDS encoding NADPH-dependent FMN reductase, whose protein sequence is MSKLNIGIILGSTRQGRLSPQVGEWVKKVADARGDANYEIVDIADFKLPLMGEVDATEQATAWNTKLATLDGFVFIVQEYNHSISASLKNALDYAREAWNNKAAGIVSYGSVGGARAAEHLRGILGELSVADVRVHPALSLFTDFENGSVFKPADLHLTNVNGMLDQVLAWSGALKTLR, encoded by the coding sequence ATGTCTAAATTAAACATCGGAATCATTCTGGGAAGTACTCGTCAAGGTCGTTTAAGCCCACAAGTAGGGGAATGGGTTAAAAAGGTAGCAGATGCACGTGGAGATGCTAATTATGAGATCGTAGATATCGCGGACTTCAAACTTCCACTAATGGGAGAAGTTGATGCCACTGAACAAGCAACCGCTTGGAATACAAAGCTTGCTACATTAGACGGTTTCGTATTTATCGTTCAAGAGTACAACCACAGTATTTCCGCATCACTGAAAAATGCACTCGATTACGCACGTGAAGCTTGGAACAACAAAGCAGCGGGTATCGTAAGTTATGGTTCTGTAGGCGGCGCTCGTGCAGCTGAGCATTTACGTGGAATTTTGGGAGAACTGTCAGTAGCAGACGTTCGTGTACATCCGGCCCTGTCACTGTTCACTGATTTCGAGAACGGTTCTGTGTTCAAACCAGCGGATCTTCACCTGACCAATGTAAACGGCATGCTTGATCAAGTATTGGCTTGGAGCGGTGCGCTCAAGACGCTTCGTTAA
- a CDS encoding MarR family winged helix-turn-helix transcriptional regulator — translation MTTKHNQSELTLGFMMGTTYRKLSALFQNGLKEYDITPEQWSVLFQVDRTEGLIQKDIAKRSGKDKPTTTRILDHLEGKGLVYKRTGENDRRSFKVYITEKGRALIKETFPIEDQVTDEIMNCISSDEYELLMGLLLRINNHIDQINDGE, via the coding sequence ATGACGACAAAGCATAACCAATCCGAACTTACGTTAGGATTTATGATGGGAACGACCTATCGTAAATTAAGCGCGTTATTCCAAAATGGGCTAAAGGAATATGATATAACACCTGAGCAATGGTCAGTGCTTTTTCAAGTCGACAGAACGGAAGGGCTGATTCAGAAGGATATCGCGAAGCGTTCGGGTAAGGATAAACCAACTACGACGCGAATTCTGGATCACTTGGAGGGAAAAGGACTGGTCTATAAAAGAACCGGGGAGAATGATCGGCGTTCTTTTAAGGTTTATATTACGGAAAAAGGAAGAGCTCTGATTAAGGAGACCTTTCCTATTGAGGATCAAGTCACAGATGAGATTATGAACTGTATTTCCAGTGATGAATATGAGCTACTCATGGGGTTGCTGCTAAGAATAAACAATCATATTGATCAAATAAATGATGGAGAGTAG